The window TCTAGTGTCTTTGCATAGCTTATTGAATCTGCATTTATTAGTGTTGCATCTTTCCATAAGTATAGATAGCGTGAGAATTGTATTGGTATTGAGTTTAATATGTGTGTATTCCAGTATTTGTTAAATTTATCACTTACCATCCAGTTTTCGATAAATACTTCTAAGTTTCTACATGCCAGATATCCTGATGATGTTAATGAATATTTTTTATTGTTGTTTTTTTCAATAAGATTTAGTTCTTCTAGTTCTCGTAGTGATCTTAGGATGTTGGTCTCCTGTTTTTTTAATATTTTTTGTAGATCTTCTACATTTGATGGTTTTTGTGTTAGTTCTAGTAAGATATTTAATCTTATTTCTGAATTTAGAATATATTTTATGGAATCATATGATTGTGAGGTAAAATCATGTATGTTATTAAACATTTTTCTAATTTTCGCCTCCTCATAATTTCAGATTATTATTTTTATAAAAAAACCATTTTGGTTCTTTTCATTTCTTTTTAAGTTTTTTAGTTTCTTTTTAAGTTTTCATTTTTTTTCTTTTGTTATGTTAATTACTATTTTTAGTATTTTAATGATGAGTTTAGATATTAATCTACTATGTATTGCATTGTATTACCTGATTGTTTGATATTTTCTGTTAGATCATGGAGTGGTATTTTAATATCTGTTTTCATGTTGTATTCTTCAAATATTTGATATCCCCATCTTATTGCATCATCATCATATATGCATATACAGTAATTGTTGTCTGGTTTTCCATTTCTTTTAACTAGTGCTATTATTAGTTTTTCTTCTGATACTACGCAGATTAATTTTGGTGTTTTATCTTTTATTGCTTTTATGTAGAAGTTCTTGTTTTTTGTTGTAGTCTTGTTTTTTATTGTAGTCTTGTTTTTTCGTGCTGCTTGTACAAATCTTTCTAGTAGTACATATGGAACTATCATTTCATGTGATGATTCCTGATTTAGTATTGTTGTTATGATCTTCTCATAATGTGGATGTAAGTACATATTTAATGATCTTACATTTCCATTATACATAAGTGCATCTTCTATCATTTCAACTACTATGTATGGATTTATATTATCTGCCTTTATTAGTTCATAGTTTTTAATCATTGGTAATGTTGCTACTGCATCAAGTTGTTCATTTTCAACAATATGTTTATTAATATAATTACTTAAGTTCTCAATAAATTCAAAATTATTATTTAGATATAAAATATTTATTAGTTTATTACGTGTATCTGTTTTAAGATAATAGTAATCATTTTCCTCATACACATATCCATTTTCTTCAAGTTTTGATAAACTAGATGTTAATGATGTGTATTTTAGATTTGTAAGTTTGTGAAGTTCTTTAAGTGTTGCTTTTCTATCACATAGCTCGATTAATATTTTTAATCTAACTTCTGAATTTGTTAAAAATTTAAGTTCTTGTCTAATTTCCTTAATATACTTAAAACTCTCGTTATTTTGATACATGGGAAATCACCATTTTTTTTACTAATATATACCATTTTTATAATATCATATCATATTTTCTTAAAAAAATTTTATTTTTTTTTAAGTTTTATATAATCACCCTAATTTTATAACATATATAATATTTATTAAAAATTGATAATAAAATTTACTTAATACATTTATAAAACAAGTTTTAATTATAATATAAAATATGAAACACTTAAATTATTAAAAATATTTTCACATCATATTAATTAAGAAAAAAATAAATTATGATAGAGTAATAAAAAAATAAGCAAAAATAATAAAAAAAAATATAATAAAAAATTTCAAAAAAAAAAACAATCATATTCAAATTAAAAAAAAATATAATTAAAAAAATATATTAATAAAATTA of the Methanosphaera cuniculi genome contains:
- a CDS encoding helix-turn-helix transcriptional regulator, translated to MFNNIHDFTSQSYDSIKYILNSEIRLNILLELTQKPSNVEDLQKILKKQETNILRSLRELEELNLIEKNNNKKYSLTSSGYLACRNLEVFIENWMVSDKFNKYWNTHILNSIPIQFSRYLYLWKDATLINADSISYAKTLEIFKEKISNQKNLRIILPIFSKYHMEAIINSLENNDGYLELITSKNIYDKILESEFSDKFKKLKENDQIKTYITDDDIHQIFYTIVDDCALLTLFYNDGIYDDSSILVDEKKENALIHKIIFEDYKKHLQKEIQLI
- a CDS encoding transcriptional regulator FilR1 domain-containing protein, which translates into the protein MYQNNESFKYIKEIRQELKFLTNSEVRLKILIELCDRKATLKELHKLTNLKYTSLTSSLSKLEENGYVYEENDYYYLKTDTRNKLINILYLNNNFEFIENLSNYINKHIVENEQLDAVATLPMIKNYELIKADNINPYIVVEMIEDALMYNGNVRSLNMYLHPHYEKIITTILNQESSHEMIVPYVLLERFVQAARKNKTTIKNKTTTKNKNFYIKAIKDKTPKLICVVSEEKLIIALVKRNGKPDNNYCICIYDDDAIRWGYQIFEEYNMKTDIKIPLHDLTENIKQSGNTMQYIVD